From the genome of Nicotiana sylvestris chromosome 2, ASM39365v2, whole genome shotgun sequence, one region includes:
- the LOC138886458 gene encoding uncharacterized protein, which translates to MNKEEFALEEKTYENPEGLKITIIFSNLGRRYKKIGNNLNLMLEKETVKLEDSLTAMVRITKENEEIDRKREIKEIQQQAKEKIQQIEEVKNTKITELEKELEMLKQMYANKLKEKEKRKEEEEELKLTNEIERFKLQLEEVHESPSKISINEINDQSDKDTELGENYSETSETYTELIEKTEKIKINPEINTGDMNEDKPSISGIKNPKQLNPTYYRVSYDAYDRNKTLWDKRLNKKWAPRQITEQYNFLDLDCVADINKTIQLWIGYISKQLIDNKITIAETPGYIERTLIGTVKLWLQNLSSESLDTLRSNKKLDGTTTTTVTDILNKYEIAIRNEFSSMTTEVEEQNKEKITNRNLMTKLAI; encoded by the coding sequence atgaataaagaagaattcgcattagaagagaaaacatatgagaatccagaaggattaaaaataacaataatattttccaacttaggaagaagatataaaaaaataggaaataacctaaacttaatgttagaaaaagaaactgtaaaactagaggatagtttaaccgccatggttagaataacaaaagaaaacgaagaaatagatagaaaacgagagattaaagaaatacaacagcaagctaaagaaaaaatacaacagatagaggaagtaaaaaacactaaaataacagaattagaaaaagaattagagatgctaaaacagatgtatgcaaataaactaaaagaaaaggaaaaacgtaaagaagaagaagaagaactaaaactaacaaatgagatagaaagattcaaattacagttagaagaagtacatgagagtccatcaaaaataagtataaacgaaataaatgaccaaagtgataaagacacagaactaggagaaaactattcagaaacaagtgaaacatacacagaacttatagaaaaaacagaaaagataaaaataaacccagaaataaatacaggagatatgaacgaagataaaccaagcatatcaggaataaaaaatccaaaacaattaaacccaacctattacagagtaagttatgatgcatatgacagaaacaaaacattatgggataaaaggttaaataagaaatgggcaccaagacagataactgaacaatataattttttagatctagattgtgtagcagatataaataaaacaatacaattatggataggatatatctcaaaacaactaatagataataaaataacaatagcggaaacaccaggatatatagaaagaacattaataggaactgtaaaattatggttacaaaatttatcaagtgaaagcttagacacattaaggagtaataaaaaacttgacggtacaactacaacaacagttacagatatattaaataaatatgaaatagcaataagaaatgaatttagtagtatgacaacagaagtagaagaacaaaataaagaaaaaattacaaataggaatttaatgacaaaattagcaata
- the LOC138886059 gene encoding uncharacterized protein, with the protein MASYEALYDRRCRSLVGLFEPGEARLLGTNLVQDALDKVKVIQETLRTAQTRQKSYAERKVRDVSYMKYIGDPSHVLNFSTVQLDVDLTYYVEPVAIFEHHVRKLRSKDIASMKVQWRGQPMEEATLETEREMQSRYPQLFDASVVLNVIGLIDLGSERFS; encoded by the exons atggcttcatatgaggctttgtatgataggcggtgtagatctctagttggtttgTTTGAGCCGGGTGAAGCTAGGCTgttgggtacaaacttggtgcaggatgctttagacaaggtgaaggtgattcaggagacgcttcgtacagcgcagacgagacaaaagagttatgctgaaaggaaggttcgggatgtgtcctacatg aagtatattggtgatccgtctcatgttttaaatttcagtacggttcagttagatgTTGATTTGACTTATTAtgtagagccagtagctatttttgAGCAtcatgttcgaaagttgaggtcaaaggatatagcttcaatgaaagtgcagtggagaggtcagcccatggaggaggctaccttggagactgagcgggagatgcagagcagatatcctcaacTATTTGatgcttcag TTGTATTAAATGTTATTGGGTTGATTGATTTGGGTTCGGAGAGATTttcgtaa
- the LOC138886459 gene encoding uncharacterized protein — translation MNKEEFALEEKTYENPEGLKITIIFSNLGRRYKKIGNNLNLMLEKETVKLEDSLTAMVRITKENEEIDKKREIKEIQQQAKEKIQQIEEVKNTKITELEKELEMLKQMYANKLKEKEKRKEEEEELKLTNEIERFKLQLEEVQESPSKISINEINDQSDKDTELGENYSETSETYTELIEKTEKIKINPEINTGDMNEDKPSISGIKNPKQLNPTYYRVSYDAYDRNKTLWDKRLNKKWAPRQITEQYNFLDLDCVADINKTIQLWIGYISKQLIDNKITIAETPGYIERTLIGTVKLWLQNLSSESLDTLRSNKKLDGTTTTTVTDILNKYEIAIRNEFSSMTTEVEEQNKEKITNRN, via the coding sequence atgaataaagaagaattcgcattagaagagaaaacatatgagaatccagaaggattaaaaataacaataatattttccaacttaggaagaagatataaaaaaataggaaataacctaaacttaatgttagaaaaagaaactgtaaaactagaggatagtttaaccgccatggttagaataacaaaagaaaacgaagaaatagataaaaaacgagagattaaagaaatacaacagcaagctaaagaaaaaatacaacagatagaggaagtaaaaaacactaaaataacagaattagaaaaagaattagagatgctaaaacagatgtatgcaaataaactaaaagaaaaggaaaaacgtaaagaagaagaagaagaactaaaactaacaaatgagatagaaagattcaaattacagttagaagaagtacaggagagtccatcaaaaataagtataaacgaaataaatgaccaaagtgataaagacacagaactaggagaaaactattcagaaacaagtgaaacatacacagaacttatagaaaaaacagaaaagataaaaataaacccagaaataaatacaggagatatgaacgaagataaaccaagcatatcaggaataaaaaatccaaaacaattaaacccaacctattacagagtaagttatgatgcatatgacagaaacaaaacattatgggataaaaggttaaataagaaatgggcaccaagacagataactgaacaatataattttttagatctagattgtgtagcagatataaataaaacaatacaattatggataggatatatctcaaaacaactaatagataataaaataacaatagcggaaacaccaggatatatagaaagaacattaataggaactgtaaaattatggttacaaaatttatcaagtgaaagcttagacacattaaggagtaataaaaaacttgacggtacaactacaacaacagttacagatatattaaataaatatgaaatagcaataagaaatgaatttagtagtatgacaacagaagtagaagaacaaaataaagaaaaaattacaaatagaaat